A single Symbiobacterium thermophilum IAM 14863 DNA region contains:
- a CDS encoding VOC family protein, translating to MSQPIPWEGFHHIALVTPDLDATIALYGGVLGMQVGEIRVGGGVLPQRHCFIRPGDSVQTWGLHFFENPSAQIHRLTMEQLQQGGFIPGALQHIAFSLPDARAAEALRQRLREHGVEVTPTGTIGPIQNMLFFDPHGILLEATWPRVE from the coding sequence ATGAGTCAACCGATTCCGTGGGAGGGATTCCACCACATCGCACTGGTCACCCCAGATCTGGACGCCACCATTGCTCTCTACGGCGGCGTGCTCGGGATGCAGGTCGGTGAGATCCGCGTCGGCGGGGGTGTGCTGCCGCAGCGGCACTGCTTCATCCGCCCGGGCGACTCGGTGCAGACCTGGGGCCTGCACTTCTTCGAGAACCCGTCCGCCCAGATCCACCGGCTGACGATGGAGCAGCTCCAGCAGGGCGGGTTCATCCCCGGCGCGCTGCAGCACATCGCCTTCTCGCTGCCCGATGCCAGGGCCGCCGAGGCGCTGCGGCAGCGGCTGCGGGAGCATGGCGTGGAGGTCACGCCCACCGGTACCATCGGCCCCATCCAGAACATGCTGTTCTTCGACCCGCACGGCATCCTGCTGGAGGCGACGTGGCCGCGGGTGGAATGA
- the trxA gene encoding thioredoxin: protein MAGDKVVTLSASNWAAEVEQSSLPVLVDFWAVWCGPCRMIAPVVEEIAADYEGRMKVGKLNVDENNDLAARYGVMSIPTLILFKNGEPVERIVGFQPKKELAAKIDRALAQA from the coding sequence GTGGCCGGCGACAAGGTCGTCACGCTGTCGGCCAGCAACTGGGCCGCGGAGGTGGAGCAGTCTTCGCTGCCCGTGCTGGTGGACTTCTGGGCCGTCTGGTGCGGCCCGTGCCGGATGATCGCGCCTGTGGTCGAGGAGATCGCGGCAGACTATGAAGGCCGCATGAAGGTCGGTAAGCTCAATGTCGATGAAAATAACGATCTGGCCGCCCGGTACGGCGTGATGTCGATTCCGACGCTGATCCTGTTCAAGAACGGGGAGCCGGTGGAGCGGATCGTCGGCTTCCAGCCCAAGAAGGAGCTGGCCGCCAAGATCGACCGGGCTCTGGCCCAGGCCTAG
- a CDS encoding DoxX family protein: MAARTIQDPPFARFLFDNTSSSWIWLLARLYLGWQWLQAGWHKVTDPAWMNGGTALQGFWARAVAVPDPPAKPAITYGWYREFLTFLLEGGHYTWFAKLIAVGEVLIGAALILGLLTGFAAFAGAFLNFNFMLAGTASTNPVLFTLAILLLMAWKVAGYWGVDRWLLPALGTPWDRRPAAPERFEPEPVSPADERPRV; the protein is encoded by the coding sequence ATGGCAGCGCGGACGATTCAGGATCCCCCGTTTGCGCGGTTCCTCTTTGACAACACGTCCTCGTCCTGGATCTGGCTGCTCGCCCGCCTCTACCTGGGGTGGCAGTGGCTGCAGGCCGGGTGGCACAAGGTGACCGACCCGGCCTGGATGAACGGGGGCACCGCCCTGCAGGGGTTCTGGGCCCGCGCCGTGGCGGTGCCCGACCCGCCCGCCAAGCCGGCCATCACCTACGGCTGGTACCGGGAGTTCCTCACCTTCCTGCTGGAGGGCGGCCATTACACCTGGTTTGCGAAGCTGATCGCCGTGGGCGAGGTGCTGATCGGGGCGGCGCTCATCCTGGGGCTGCTCACGGGGTTCGCGGCCTTCGCGGGCGCCTTCCTCAACTTCAACTTCATGCTGGCCGGCACCGCCAGCACCAACCCGGTGCTCTTCACCCTGGCCATCCTGCTGCTGATGGCCTGGAAGGTCGCCGGCTACTGGGGTGTGGACCGCTGGCTGCTGCCCGCCCTGGGCACGCCGTGGGACCGGCGGCCCGCAGCCCCCGAACGGTTCGAACCCGAGCCGGTGTCACCGGCGGATGAACGACCGCGGGTGTGA
- the ltaE gene encoding low-specificity L-threonine aldolase yields MRAIDLRSDTVTKPTPEMRRAMYEAEVGDDVYGEDPTINRLEERAAELLGKEAALFVPSGTMGNQVAVLTHTRRGQEVIVEAESHVYLYEVGGIAALSSCQVKTIPGVRGAMDPAAVEAAIRADNVHFPRTGLVCVENTHNRSGGCVLPPENVAAVAAVAHRHGIPVHMDGARIFNAAVALGRPAAELVAPVDSVMFCLSKGLAAPVGSLLVGSREFIAEARRYRKLLGGGMRQAGVLAAAGLVALEMMIDRLADDHANARRLAEGIAGIPGLRVDLETVQTNMVVVEIVDERWTAGAFVQALRTQGVLCNDTGPRSVRLVTHKDVTAADVELALDAIARTVKAGP; encoded by the coding sequence ATGCGGGCAATCGACCTGCGAAGCGACACCGTAACCAAGCCCACGCCGGAGATGCGGCGGGCGATGTACGAGGCGGAAGTCGGCGACGATGTGTACGGCGAGGACCCGACGATCAACCGGCTGGAGGAGCGGGCCGCGGAGCTCCTGGGGAAGGAGGCGGCGCTGTTCGTGCCCAGCGGCACGATGGGCAACCAGGTGGCGGTGCTCACCCATACGCGCCGGGGCCAGGAGGTCATCGTCGAGGCCGAGAGCCACGTCTACCTGTACGAGGTCGGCGGGATCGCCGCCCTGTCGAGCTGCCAGGTGAAGACCATCCCCGGCGTGCGGGGCGCGATGGACCCGGCCGCGGTGGAGGCGGCCATCCGGGCGGACAACGTCCACTTCCCCCGCACCGGGCTGGTCTGCGTCGAGAACACCCACAACCGCTCGGGCGGTTGTGTGCTTCCCCCCGAGAACGTGGCGGCCGTCGCCGCGGTCGCCCACCGGCACGGCATCCCGGTGCACATGGACGGCGCCCGCATCTTCAACGCGGCCGTGGCCCTGGGGCGGCCCGCGGCCGAGCTGGTCGCCCCGGTGGATTCGGTGATGTTCTGTCTCTCCAAGGGGCTCGCGGCCCCGGTGGGCTCGCTGCTCGTGGGCAGCAGGGAGTTCATCGCCGAGGCCCGCCGCTACCGGAAGCTCCTGGGCGGCGGCATGCGCCAGGCCGGTGTCCTGGCGGCGGCCGGGCTGGTCGCGCTGGAGATGATGATCGACCGGCTGGCCGACGACCACGCCAACGCCCGCCGGCTGGCCGAGGGGATCGCCGGGATCCCCGGCCTGCGGGTGGACCTGGAGACGGTGCAGACCAACATGGTCGTGGTGGAGATCGTCGACGAACGCTGGACCGCGGGCGCCTTCGTGCAGGCGCTGCGGACGCAGGGCGTGCTGTGCAACGACACCGGGCCGCGCAGCGTCCGGCTGGTCACCCACAAGGACGTGACTGCGGCTGACGTGGAGCTGGCCCTCGACGCCATCGCCCGCACGGTGAAGGCGGGGCCCTAG
- a CDS encoding DUF4269 domain-containing protein: MINWVDLRSGTAAQRQAYAALQELRIMEVLAPYDPVLAGTFPLDLNVPGSDLDIICEVHDGEAFGRTLTEAYGHLPGFAVRSAVKHGLPAVICGFRYGDLPVEVFGQPMPSRENHAWRHMAAEARLLALAGPGAAEEIRRLKAGGLKTEPAFAEYFALPGDPYETLLALADAPDNELGGLVERARRTRAECLFCRIATGGEASRVYEDPYTLAFMNIRQANPGHVLVIPKRHVEQVFDLDSDLDSDLAGRLGQTIAAVSRAIRAAFGVTDLNVFQNNGEAAGQEIYHVHFHLFPRRPGDGLFQVYPGHLPPPQPRAVLDDLAGRIRAEL; encoded by the coding sequence GTGATCAACTGGGTGGACCTGCGCAGCGGGACGGCCGCACAGCGGCAGGCGTACGCCGCGCTGCAGGAGCTGCGGATCATGGAGGTGCTGGCGCCCTACGATCCGGTGCTGGCGGGAACCTTCCCCCTGGACCTGAACGTCCCGGGCAGCGACCTTGACATCATCTGTGAGGTGCACGACGGCGAGGCGTTCGGGCGCACCCTGACCGAGGCGTACGGTCACCTGCCCGGGTTCGCGGTGCGATCCGCGGTGAAGCACGGCCTGCCCGCCGTCATCTGCGGCTTCCGCTACGGGGACCTCCCGGTGGAAGTCTTCGGGCAGCCGATGCCCTCCCGGGAGAACCATGCCTGGCGCCACATGGCGGCGGAGGCGCGCCTGCTTGCCCTCGCCGGCCCCGGGGCAGCGGAGGAGATCCGCCGGCTCAAGGCGGGGGGCCTGAAGACGGAGCCCGCCTTCGCCGAGTACTTCGCCCTGCCCGGCGACCCCTATGAGACCCTGCTCGCGCTGGCCGACGCGCCGGACAACGAGCTGGGCGGGCTGGTCGAGCGCGCCCGGCGCACCCGGGCCGAGTGCCTCTTCTGCCGGATCGCCACGGGCGGGGAGGCCAGCCGGGTGTACGAGGATCCGTACACCCTGGCGTTCATGAACATCCGCCAGGCGAACCCGGGGCACGTGCTGGTGATCCCGAAGCGGCACGTGGAGCAGGTCTTCGACCTGGACAGCGACCTGGACAGCGACCTGGCCGGCCGCCTCGGCCAGACCATCGCCGCCGTGAGCCGGGCGATCCGGGCGGCGTTCGGGGTGACCGATCTCAACGTGTTTCAGAACAACGGCGAGGCGGCTGGTCAGGAGATCTACCACGTCCACTTCCACCTCTTCCCCCGACGCCCGGGCGACGGACTGTTCCAGGTCTACCCGGGGCACCTTCCGCCGCCCCAGCCCCGCGCTGTCCTCGACGACCTGGCCGGGCGCATTCGGGCGGAACTGTGA
- a CDS encoding Hsp20/alpha crystallin family protein: MNGMYRSLLDLMLSPPWPAPDDGSQLTPQWGEDERFLTLRFRTAGLDPKSIRVEVGPTAVSVSGYRTHEERVEARGYFRASSSMSAVRRTFGLPCLVVPGAASVRWRSDDELEVRLQKA; encoded by the coding sequence GTGAACGGCATGTATCGTTCGCTGCTGGACCTCATGCTCAGCCCGCCCTGGCCCGCGCCGGACGACGGATCGCAGCTCACCCCGCAGTGGGGGGAGGACGAGCGCTTTCTCACGCTCCGGTTCCGTACCGCCGGCCTCGACCCCAAGTCCATCCGGGTGGAGGTCGGGCCGACGGCGGTCTCCGTGTCCGGCTACCGCACCCACGAGGAGCGGGTGGAGGCTCGGGGCTACTTCCGCGCCAGCTCGTCGATGAGCGCCGTGCGCCGCACCTTCGGCCTCCCCTGCCTGGTCGTGCCCGGCGCTGCATCGGTCAGGTGGCGTTCCGACGACGAACTGGAGGTGCGGCTGCAGAAAGCGTGA
- a CDS encoding glycosyltransferase produces the protein MKFAILATGTRGDIQPFVALAQGFSAAGHEAVLAAPRAFESFVRSYGVDFFPMGSDFTALLESPEGKAALRENPIKTMQAVRQTVIPMMRRMLDDAWAAVQGADAIIYHPKALAGVHLAERLRVPCFIGAPVPVVVPTATFPAPAFVSRDLGGFLNRLTYAAVRSGTRPFRKMIDAWRREVLGLGPRREDEFTQGGQPVPVLHAFSRHVVPPPADWPPEAVVTGYWFARRVQVWHPPEALSAFLEAGPPPVYVGFGSVAGLDRDEGTRMALEALSQAGVRGILATGSGDGPRLLSPDVLAIPEAPHDWLFPRVAAVVHHGGAGTVAPGLAAGKPTLVCPATTDQPFWGRVVHQLGVGPAPIPRRQLTAERLAEAVRAATGDPEMQRRAAALGEAIRAEDGVAQAVAEILRRVGALAG, from the coding sequence ATGAAGTTCGCAATCCTCGCCACTGGTACCCGGGGCGATATCCAGCCCTTCGTGGCCCTGGCACAGGGTTTCTCCGCTGCCGGACACGAGGCGGTGCTGGCTGCCCCTCGCGCCTTCGAGTCCTTCGTTCGGAGTTACGGCGTTGACTTCTTCCCCATGGGCAGCGACTTCACAGCCCTACTGGAGTCGCCCGAGGGCAAGGCGGCCCTCCGGGAGAACCCGATCAAGACGATGCAGGCGGTCAGGCAGACCGTCATCCCCATGATGCGCCGCATGCTGGATGACGCCTGGGCGGCGGTGCAGGGGGCGGATGCCATCATCTACCATCCCAAGGCGTTGGCTGGCGTCCACCTGGCCGAGCGGCTGCGGGTGCCCTGCTTCATCGGGGCGCCGGTGCCGGTCGTTGTGCCCACGGCGACGTTTCCGGCACCCGCCTTCGTCAGCCGGGACCTGGGCGGCTTCCTGAACCGGCTCACCTACGCCGCCGTGCGTTCGGGCACCCGCCCGTTCCGGAAGATGATCGACGCGTGGCGCCGGGAAGTGCTGGGCCTGGGGCCGCGCCGTGAGGATGAGTTCACGCAGGGCGGCCAGCCGGTTCCGGTGCTGCACGCCTTCAGCCGCCACGTCGTGCCGCCGCCCGCCGACTGGCCGCCCGAGGCGGTCGTCACGGGCTACTGGTTCGCCAGGCGGGTTCAGGTCTGGCATCCCCCGGAGGCTCTGTCCGCCTTCCTCGAGGCCGGGCCTCCCCCGGTGTACGTCGGGTTCGGGTCGGTCGCGGGCCTGGACCGGGACGAGGGCACCCGGATGGCGCTGGAGGCCCTCAGCCAGGCTGGCGTGCGGGGCATCCTCGCCACGGGAAGCGGCGACGGGCCGAGACTCCTCTCCCCGGACGTCCTCGCCATCCCCGAGGCGCCCCACGACTGGCTCTTCCCGCGGGTAGCCGCGGTGGTCCACCACGGCGGTGCAGGCACGGTCGCGCCCGGGCTGGCCGCGGGCAAGCCGACCCTGGTCTGTCCGGCCACCACGGACCAGCCCTTCTGGGGCCGGGTGGTGCATCAACTGGGCGTCGGCCCCGCGCCGATTCCCCGGAGGCAGCTCACCGCCGAGCGGCTGGCGGAGGCGGTTCGGGCCGCGACCGGAGACCCGGAGATGCAGCGCCGGGCCGCCGCCCTGGGCGAGGCGATCCGGGCGGAGGACGGCGTCGCACAAGCGGTGGCGGAGATCCTGCGGCGGGTCGGTGCACTGGCCGGATGA